A section of the Alkalihalobacillus sp. LMS39 genome encodes:
- the rpsJ gene encoding 30S ribosomal protein S10 — MAKQKIRIRLKAYDHRILDQSAEKIVDTAKRSGANVSGPIPLPTEKSVYTILRAVHKYKDSREQFEMRTHKRLIDIVNPTPQTVDALMRLDLPSGVDIEIKL; from the coding sequence ATGGCAAAACAAAAGATTCGCATTCGTTTAAAAGCTTATGATCACAGAATTCTTGATCAATCTGCAGAAAAGATCGTTGATACAGCAAAGCGCTCAGGTGCTAATGTTTCCGGTCCAATTCCGCTTCCAACGGAGAAAAGTGTTTACACAATCCTTCGTGCGGTGCACAAATATAAAGATTCTCGTGAACAGTTTGAAATGCGTACTCATAAGCGTTTGATTGACATTGTTAATCCAACACCGCAAACAGTTGATGCGCTAATGCGTCTTGACTTACCATCTGGTGTCGATATCGAAATCAAACTTTAA
- the rplC gene encoding 50S ribosomal protein L3 produces the protein MTKGILGKKLGMTQVFAENGDVIPVTVIEATPNVVLQKKTVESDGYEAIQLGFDDQKESRITKPAKGHAEKASTAPKRFMKEIRGTDVSTFEVGQEVKVDVFAEGDVVDVTGTSKGKGFQGAIKRHNQSRGPMSHGSRYHRRPGSMGPVAPNRVFKGKALPGRMGGEQITIQNLEIVKVDTERNLLLVKGNIPGARKSYVTVKSSVKN, from the coding sequence ATGACCAAAGGAATCTTAGGAAAAAAACTAGGAATGACACAAGTATTTGCTGAAAATGGTGATGTAATTCCTGTAACTGTAATTGAAGCTACTCCAAACGTAGTTCTTCAAAAGAAAACAGTTGAGTCTGATGGTTATGAAGCAATCCAATTAGGATTTGACGACCAAAAAGAATCACGTATTACAAAACCAGCGAAAGGCCATGCGGAAAAAGCAAGCACGGCACCTAAGCGCTTCATGAAAGAAATTCGTGGAACTGACGTTTCTACGTTTGAAGTTGGTCAAGAAGTCAAAGTTGATGTATTTGCAGAAGGAGACGTTGTCGATGTAACTGGTACATCGAAAGGGAAAGGGTTCCAAGGTGCAATCAAGCGCCATAACCAATCTCGTGGTCCAATGTCTCACGGTTCTCGTTACCACCGTCGTCCAGGTTCAATGGGTCCTGTAGCGCCAAACCGTGTATTCAAAGGGAAGGCATTACCGGGTCGTATGGGCGGAGAGCAAATTACGATTCAAAATCTTGAAATTGTAAAAGTAGACACAGAACGTAATCTTTTATTAGTTAAAGGTAATATTCCTGGTGCTAGAAAAAGTTATGTAACTGTGAAAAGTTCAGTTAAAAACTAA
- the rplD gene encoding 50S ribosomal protein L4 — protein MPKVALYNQSGSQVGDIELSDSVFGIEPNEHVLHEAVVMQQASMRQGTHKVKGRSEVRGGGRKPWRQKGTGRARQGTIRAPQWVGGGVVFGPTPRKYGYNLPKKVRRLAIKSALSSKVKAEEIVVLDALAFDTPKTKEMASVLTNLSVERKALVVTADYNESVALSARNIPGVSFVTAEGVNVLDVLKHDKLVITKDAVEKIGEVFA, from the coding sequence ATGCCGAAAGTTGCATTATATAACCAATCAGGTTCTCAAGTTGGTGATATAGAATTATCTGATTCAGTATTTGGTATTGAGCCAAATGAACATGTATTACACGAAGCTGTCGTTATGCAGCAAGCTTCTATGCGTCAAGGAACTCACAAAGTGAAAGGACGTTCAGAAGTACGTGGTGGTGGACGTAAGCCATGGCGTCAAAAAGGTACAGGACGTGCTCGTCAAGGTACAATCCGTGCTCCACAATGGGTTGGTGGTGGAGTCGTTTTCGGTCCAACACCTCGTAAATACGGTTATAACTTACCGAAAAAAGTTCGTCGTTTAGCGATTAAATCTGCTCTTTCTAGTAAGGTAAAAGCAGAAGAAATCGTAGTATTAGACGCATTAGCGTTTGATACTCCAAAAACAAAAGAAATGGCTTCTGTTTTAACGAATCTTTCAGTAGAACGTAAAGCATTAGTTGTTACAGCAGATTATAACGAATCAGTTGCATTATCTGCACGAAATATTCCTGGTGTATCTTTTGTTACGGCTGAAGGTGTGAATGTACTTGATGTACTTAAACATGATAAGCTGGTCATCACAAAAGATGCAGTTGAAAAGATAGGGGAGGTGTTTGCATAA
- the rplW gene encoding 50S ribosomal protein L23: MSNARDIIKRPVITERSTDLMAEKKYTFEVDVRANKTQIKDAVEEIFGVKVQQVNTMNYKGKFKRFGRHSGYTARRKKAIVTLTPESTELEFFEGV; encoded by the coding sequence ATGTCAAACGCTCGTGATATCATTAAGCGCCCCGTAATTACTGAACGTTCAACAGATTTAATGGCTGAGAAAAAGTATACATTTGAAGTTGATGTTCGTGCGAATAAAACACAAATTAAAGACGCTGTAGAAGAAATCTTCGGAGTAAAAGTCCAACAAGTAAACACAATGAACTACAAAGGTAAGTTCAAGCGTTTCGGACGTCATTCTGGTTATACTGCACGTCGTAAAAAAGCAATTGTTACATTAACACCTGAAAGCACAGAGTTAGAGTTCTTTGAAGGTGTATAA
- the rplB gene encoding 50S ribosomal protein L2 yields the protein MAIKKYKPTSAGRRGMSVLDFKEITTDTPEKSLLAPLHNKGGRNNQGKLTVRHQGGGHKRQYRIVDFKRTKDGIPGRVATIEYDPNRTANIALIHYVDGEKRYILAPKGLKVDMMVESGPEADIKVGNALPLKNIPVGTVIHNIELKPGKGGQLVRSAGTEAQLLGKEGDYVLVRLNSGETRYILATCRATIGQVGNLEHELVNIGKAGRSRWLGKRPTVRGSVMNPNDHPHGGGEGRSPIGRKSPMSPWGKPTLGYKTRKKNKHSDKYIVRRRKK from the coding sequence ATGGCGATTAAAAAGTACAAACCGACCAGTGCTGGTCGTCGTGGAATGTCGGTTTTAGATTTTAAAGAAATCACGACAGACACGCCGGAAAAATCGTTACTTGCACCATTACACAATAAAGGTGGACGTAACAACCAAGGTAAGTTAACGGTTCGTCACCAAGGTGGTGGACACAAACGTCAATATCGTATTGTTGATTTTAAACGTACTAAAGATGGTATTCCAGGCCGCGTTGCTACTATTGAATATGATCCGAACCGTACAGCTAATATTGCGTTAATTCATTATGTAGATGGTGAGAAACGCTATATCCTAGCACCAAAAGGTCTTAAAGTTGATATGATGGTTGAGTCAGGTCCAGAAGCAGATATTAAAGTAGGTAATGCGTTACCACTTAAAAATATTCCAGTTGGTACTGTTATCCACAACATCGAATTAAAACCTGGTAAAGGTGGTCAACTTGTTCGTTCAGCTGGTACAGAAGCGCAACTTCTTGGTAAAGAAGGGGATTATGTATTAGTTCGTTTGAATTCAGGCGAAACACGTTATATTTTAGCAACTTGTCGTGCAACTATCGGTCAAGTTGGTAATTTAGAACATGAACTTGTAAACATCGGTAAAGCTGGTCGTTCTCGTTGGTTAGGTAAACGTCCGACTGTTCGTGGATCAGTAATGAACCCTAATGATCACCCACACGGTGGTGGTGAAGGTCGTTCTCCAATCGGCCGTAAATCTCCGATGTCTCCATGGGGTAAACCAACTCTTGGATACAAAACGAGAAAGAAAAACAAGCATTCTGATAAGTATATCGTTCGTCGTCGTAAAAAATAA
- the rpsS gene encoding 30S ribosomal protein S19, whose amino-acid sequence MGRSLKKGPFVDDHLMKKVEVMNEKDEKRVIKTWSRRSTIFPEFIGHTIAVYDGRKHVPVYVSEDMVGHKLGEFAPTRTYKGHAADDKKTRR is encoded by the coding sequence ATGGGTCGCAGCTTAAAGAAAGGACCTTTTGTTGATGATCACTTGATGAAGAAAGTCGAAGTAATGAATGAAAAAGATGAAAAAAGAGTGATTAAGACATGGTCACGTCGTTCTACAATTTTCCCAGAATTTATTGGGCACACAATTGCGGTTTATGATGGTCGTAAGCATGTACCAGTGTACGTTTCAGAAGACATGGTAGGTCACAAGCTTGGTGAATTCGCACCAACTCGTACTTACAAAGGGCATGCTGCTGACGATAAGAAAACAAGACGCTAA
- the rplV gene encoding 50S ribosomal protein L22 has protein sequence MQAKAVAKQVRIAPRKVRLVVDLIRGKQVGEAVAILRHTPKAASPVVEKLLNSAIANAEHNYEMEPNNLYISEVFVDEGVTLKRFRPRAMGRASRINKRTSHITLVVSEKKEG, from the coding sequence ATGCAAGCTAAAGCTGTAGCTAAACAAGTGCGCATTGCTCCTCGTAAAGTTCGTTTAGTCGTCGACTTAATTCGAGGCAAGCAAGTGGGCGAAGCTGTTGCTATTCTTCGCCACACACCAAAAGCAGCATCACCAGTAGTGGAGAAGCTGTTAAACTCTGCAATCGCAAATGCAGAACATAACTATGAAATGGAACCTAACAACCTTTATATCAGTGAAGTTTTTGTTGATGAAGGTGTAACGTTAAAAAGATTCCGTCCGCGTGCAATGGGCCGTGCAAGCCGTATCAACAAACGCACAAGTCATATTACATTAGTTGTTTCAGAAAAAAAGGAGGGGTAA
- the rpsC gene encoding 30S ribosomal protein S3, producing MGQKVNPIGLRVGVIRDWESKWYADKDYADLLHEDIKIREYIEKRLKDASVSKVEIERAANRVNITVHTAKPGMVIGKGGSEVEALRKALNELTGKRVHINIFEIKQADLDAKLVAENIARQLENRISFRRAMKQAIQRTMRAGAKGIKTQVSGRLGGADIARAEHYSEGTVPLHTLRADIDYGTAEADTTYGKLGVKIWIYRGEVLPTKGTKKEEGGK from the coding sequence GTGGGTCAAAAGGTTAATCCAATAGGACTACGAGTTGGTGTTATCCGTGATTGGGAGTCAAAATGGTACGCAGATAAAGACTATGCTGACTTACTTCATGAAGACATCAAAATTCGTGAGTACATTGAAAAGCGTTTGAAAGATGCATCAGTTTCAAAAGTTGAAATTGAGCGTGCAGCAAACCGTGTAAACATTACAGTACACACAGCGAAACCAGGTATGGTTATTGGTAAGGGTGGATCAGAAGTTGAAGCTCTTCGTAAAGCATTAAATGAACTTACTGGCAAGCGTGTACACATTAACATTTTTGAAATTAAGCAAGCTGATTTAGATGCGAAGTTAGTTGCAGAAAATATTGCTCGTCAATTAGAAAATCGTATTTCGTTCCGTCGTGCAATGAAGCAAGCTATCCAGCGTACAATGCGTGCAGGTGCTAAAGGAATTAAAACCCAAGTATCTGGTCGTCTTGGTGGAGCAGATATCGCTCGTGCTGAACATTATAGTGAGGGAACAGTTCCTCTACACACACTTCGTGCAGATATCGACTATGGAACTGCTGAAGCAGACACAACTTACGGTAAATTAGGTGTAAAAATTTGGATTTATCGTGGTGAAGTCCTTCCAACGAAAGGAACGAAAAAAGAGGAAGGAGGCAAATAA